In Devosia chinhatensis, the following are encoded in one genomic region:
- a CDS encoding D-alanyl-D-alanine carboxypeptidase family protein, with protein sequence MRVLSAIVIAFLAMAASVSAQVDFDTKARFAVLMDYESGAIIFQKDADLRLEPASMTKLMTLAVVFNEIRAGRISLDDTFFVSENAWRTGGATSGGSTMFAELNSQIRVEDLVRSVIIQSGNDAAIVLAEGIAGSEATFASMMNELAGTIGLDGSNFTNSTGLPDPDEYSTARDLAEIGRYLIREFPEYYHYFSEPEMEWNNIRQPNRNSLIDVGIGVDGLKTGHTNAAGYGSVISTAQGDRRLIAVVHGLTSMRERAEEGRKLLTWGQRAFERITPYAAGAVVGYADVYGGEASSVAMVGQGEIALYLPRGSRQCLSATLNYNGPLLPPVRQGDRIGELRVFCNDQLVQSAPLYAAEDVRQGDLVRRATDALKQLAIGWL encoded by the coding sequence GTGAGAGTATTGAGCGCCATTGTCATTGCCTTTCTGGCCATGGCCGCAAGCGTGTCGGCCCAGGTCGATTTCGACACCAAGGCGCGGTTCGCCGTGCTGATGGATTACGAATCCGGCGCCATCATCTTCCAGAAGGACGCGGACCTGCGGCTCGAGCCGGCCAGCATGACCAAGCTCATGACGCTGGCCGTCGTCTTCAACGAAATTCGCGCCGGCCGCATCAGTCTCGATGACACCTTCTTCGTCTCGGAAAATGCTTGGCGCACGGGCGGCGCCACTTCGGGCGGCTCGACCATGTTCGCCGAGCTCAATTCCCAGATCCGCGTCGAAGACCTCGTCCGCTCCGTCATCATCCAGTCGGGCAACGATGCGGCCATCGTTCTGGCCGAAGGGATTGCTGGCAGCGAAGCCACCTTTGCCTCGATGATGAACGAGCTGGCCGGCACCATTGGTCTCGATGGCTCCAACTTCACCAATTCCACCGGGCTTCCAGATCCTGACGAATATTCCACAGCTCGGGACCTGGCGGAGATCGGCCGCTACCTGATCCGCGAATTCCCCGAATATTACCACTACTTCTCCGAGCCGGAGATGGAATGGAACAATATCCGGCAGCCCAACCGCAATTCGCTGATCGATGTCGGTATCGGCGTCGATGGCCTCAAGACCGGCCACACCAATGCTGCCGGCTATGGTTCGGTGATCTCCACCGCCCAGGGGGATCGTCGCCTGATTGCCGTGGTCCATGGCCTCACCTCCATGCGCGAACGCGCCGAGGAGGGCCGCAAGCTCCTCACCTGGGGCCAGCGCGCCTTTGAGCGCATCACACCCTATGCCGCCGGCGCCGTGGTCGGCTATGCCGATGTCTATGGCGGCGAGGCCTCCAGCGTCGCCATGGTGGGGCAGGGCGAGATCGCGCTCTACCTGCCGCGCGGCTCCCGGCAATGCCTCTCGGCCACACTCAATTATAACGGTCCGCTTCTGCCGCCCGTGCGCCAGGGCGACCGGATCGGCGAATTGCGGGTCTTCTGCAACGATCAGCTGGTTCAGTCCGCGCCTCTCTACGCTGCCGAAGACGTCAGGCAAGGCGACCTCGTCCGCCGTGCCACCGACGCCCTGAAACAACTCGCCATCGGCTGGCTTTGA
- a CDS encoding septal ring lytic transglycosylase RlpA family protein, with the protein MTTSWRSAVRVLALSALIVPMIAACATGGGLGATVKRGAFTTSEYGVAVSPRVTSNPNPPRGGGRYQVGKPYTVRGKTYVPQHNPSYSASGTASWYGSDFHGRQTANGEIFSANHITAAHPTLPLPSYVRVTNKDNGRSLVVRVNDRGPYVAGRIIDLSYRAASMLGYVNNGSANVTVEYVGEAPLNGDDTRTLVASYNGPAYDTGRTSVASAGGQSDRSLVGMTTNFITGLFSYADTAQQADAAIGSAHAAANAMATGNADLAAWAASIDADSRQVEIGLGVYADPANAQRLVQEFALLGAVTEQPVTANGRAATRLTLTYLKPGVGREDVSGLARELGLGDIVPY; encoded by the coding sequence GTGACGACCTCCTGGCGCAGCGCCGTCCGTGTCCTGGCCCTTTCGGCCCTCATCGTTCCCATGATCGCTGCCTGCGCGACCGGCGGCGGCCTCGGCGCCACCGTCAAGCGGGGTGCCTTCACCACCAGCGAATATGGCGTCGCCGTCTCGCCGCGCGTCACCTCCAATCCCAATCCGCCCCGCGGCGGCGGGCGCTACCAGGTCGGCAAGCCCTATACGGTGCGCGGCAAGACCTATGTGCCCCAGCACAATCCGAGCTATTCCGCGTCCGGCACGGCCTCTTGGTACGGCTCCGATTTTCACGGCCGCCAGACGGCCAATGGCGAGATCTTCTCGGCCAATCACATCACTGCCGCCCATCCCACCTTGCCGCTGCCGTCCTATGTCCGGGTGACCAACAAGGACAATGGCCGCTCCCTGGTCGTGCGCGTCAATGATCGCGGGCCTTACGTGGCGGGCCGCATCATCGATCTCAGCTACCGCGCAGCCTCCATGTTGGGCTACGTCAACAATGGTTCGGCCAATGTGACGGTCGAATATGTCGGCGAAGCCCCGCTCAATGGCGACGATACCCGCACCCTTGTCGCCAGCTACAATGGCCCGGCCTATGACACCGGCCGCACCAGCGTCGCCAGCGCCGGCGGGCAGAGCGATCGCAGCCTTGTCGGCATGACCACCAATTTCATCACCGGTCTCTTTTCTTATGCCGACACCGCGCAGCAGGCCGATGCCGCCATCGGTTCGGCCCATGCCGCGGCCAATGCCATGGCGACCGGCAATGCCGATCTGGCGGCCTGGGCGGCCTCGATCGATGCCGATAGCCGTCAGGTCGAGATCGGCCTTGGCGTCTATGCCGATCCCGCCAATGCCCAGCGGCTCGTTCAGGAATTCGCCCTGCTCGGCGCGGTGACCGAACAGCCGGTAACGGCAAATGGCCGCGCCGCCACCCGCCTCACTCTCACTTATTTGAAGCCGGGGGTGGGTCGCGAGGACGTTTCGGGGCTGGCGCGGGAACTTGGCCTGGGGGACATAGTCCCTTATTAG
- the tmk gene encoding dTMP kinase has product MLEAPNRRPARFITFEGGEGVGKSTQVRRLLTNLSQRAIDVVRTREPGGTPKAEAIRSFILQGRSEAWGAGAEAVLFAAARLDHVNEMIAPNLAKGTWVISDRFCDSTRAYQGLTGGVDDRLINALEDLALDGHTPDLTIVLDMDPLTAFKRVEQRTLEEGLQATGDRFEKEEIEWHQLLRANFLDIARNNPDRCVVVSAEQDEEALETAIWTVVSERFPELQGRSLA; this is encoded by the coding sequence ATGCTCGAAGCGCCAAATCGACGTCCCGCCCGCTTCATCACCTTCGAGGGGGGTGAAGGTGTCGGCAAGTCGACGCAGGTGCGCCGACTGCTCACCAATCTCAGCCAGCGCGCCATCGATGTTGTCCGAACCCGTGAGCCCGGCGGAACGCCGAAGGCGGAGGCCATCCGGTCCTTCATTCTTCAGGGACGCTCCGAGGCCTGGGGCGCCGGAGCCGAGGCCGTGCTCTTCGCCGCAGCCCGTCTCGATCACGTCAATGAAATGATCGCGCCCAATCTGGCCAAGGGCACCTGGGTGATTTCCGATCGCTTCTGCGATTCCACCCGCGCCTATCAGGGGCTGACCGGGGGCGTGGACGACCGCCTCATCAATGCCCTCGAAGATTTGGCGCTCGATGGCCATACGCCCGATCTCACCATCGTCCTGGATATGGACCCGCTGACGGCCTTCAAGCGCGTCGAACAGCGCACGCTCGAGGAAGGTCTCCAGGCGACCGGCGACCGGTTCGAGAAGGAGGAAATCGAGTGGCACCAATTGCTCCGCGCCAATTTCCTCGACATTGCCCGCAACAATCCCGACCGCTGCGTCGTCGTCTCGGCTGAGCAGGACGAGGAAGCGCTCGAGACTGCCATCTGGACCGTCGTGAGCGAGCGCTTTCCGGAATTGCAGGGCAGGTCGCTGGCGTGA
- the metG gene encoding methionine--tRNA ligase, translating to MTAKPFYVTTAISYPNGAPHIGHAYEMIATDAIARWKRLEGREVYFLTGTDEHGIKMVQTAAKEGIPVRELADRNAGEFKNLAAALNLSNDDFIRTTEPRHHDASQAIWKKMAENAGGDIFQSTYKGWYSVRDEAYFDEAELTEKDGKRFAPSGAEVEWVEEPTYFFRLSAYQQRLLDLYEANPDFIAPKERRNEIISFVKSGLQDLSISRTTFDWGIPVPDAPGHVMYVWVDALTNYITGVGYPDVQSALFRKFWPADLHVIGKDIIRFHTVYWPAFLMSAGLDVQHRVFAHGFLTVDGQKMSKSLGNVIDPFELVETFGPDAVRYFFLREVSFGNDGDYSNEKLVNRVNADLANNLGNLAQRSLSMINKNCEGRVPELGALTDADKAIIAEVTEALETAQKAMDQQLVHEATGAIIAALSSANNYFAAQEPWALKKTDPARMATVLYVTADTVRRLAIPMLAFVPASAARLLDQLGVENDARTLDAALNVNSLLANCELPLPQGVFARLEKPAE from the coding sequence ATGACCGCCAAGCCCTTCTACGTCACGACCGCGATTTCCTATCCCAATGGCGCCCCTCACATCGGCCACGCCTATGAGATGATCGCCACCGACGCCATCGCCCGCTGGAAGCGGCTGGAGGGCAGGGAGGTCTATTTCCTGACCGGCACGGACGAGCACGGCATCAAGATGGTACAGACCGCGGCCAAGGAAGGCATTCCCGTCCGCGAGCTGGCCGACCGCAATGCCGGCGAGTTCAAGAACCTCGCTGCTGCGCTCAACCTGTCCAACGACGATTTCATTCGCACAACCGAGCCGCGCCACCACGACGCCTCGCAGGCCATCTGGAAAAAGATGGCCGAAAACGCTGGCGGCGACATCTTCCAGTCCACCTACAAGGGCTGGTATTCGGTGCGCGACGAGGCCTATTTCGATGAGGCCGAGCTCACCGAGAAGGATGGCAAGCGCTTCGCGCCGTCGGGCGCCGAGGTCGAATGGGTCGAGGAGCCGACCTATTTCTTCCGCCTCTCGGCCTATCAGCAGAGGCTGCTCGACCTCTACGAAGCCAATCCCGACTTCATTGCACCCAAGGAACGTCGCAACGAGATCATCTCGTTCGTAAAGAGTGGCCTGCAGGACCTCTCCATCTCCCGCACTACTTTCGATTGGGGCATTCCCGTTCCAGATGCGCCGGGCCATGTCATGTATGTCTGGGTCGACGCGCTGACCAATTACATCACCGGCGTCGGCTATCCCGACGTGCAGAGCGCGCTGTTCAGGAAATTCTGGCCGGCTGACCTGCATGTCATCGGCAAGGACATCATCCGTTTCCACACCGTCTATTGGCCCGCTTTCCTCATGAGCGCCGGCCTCGATGTGCAGCATCGCGTCTTCGCCCACGGCTTCCTCACCGTCGATGGCCAGAAGATGAGCAAGTCGCTGGGCAATGTCATCGACCCGTTTGAGCTGGTCGAAACCTTTGGCCCCGACGCCGTGCGCTACTTCTTCCTGCGCGAAGTGTCCTTCGGCAATGACGGCGACTATTCCAACGAAAAGCTCGTCAACCGCGTCAATGCCGACCTCGCCAACAATCTTGGCAATCTCGCCCAGCGTTCGCTCTCGATGATCAACAAGAACTGCGAGGGCAGGGTGCCCGAACTGGGTGCGTTGACCGACGCCGACAAGGCTATCATTGCCGAAGTCACCGAGGCGCTGGAAACGGCGCAGAAGGCCATGGACCAGCAATTGGTCCACGAGGCGACCGGTGCGATCATCGCCGCGCTGAGCTCGGCCAATAATTACTTCGCCGCGCAGGAGCCCTGGGCGCTCAAGAAGACCGATCCGGCCCGCATGGCGACCGTGCTTTATGTGACAGCCGACACGGTTCGTCGGCTCGCTATCCCCATGCTTGCCTTCGTTCCAGCATCTGCTGCGCGCCTTCTTGACCAATTGGGCGTCGAAAATGACGCTAGGACCCTTGATGCGGCGCTCAACGTCAACAGTCTGCTAGCGAATTGCGAGCTGCCGCTACCTCAGGGTGTGTTTGCGCGTCTCGAAAAACCGGCCGAGTAA
- a CDS encoding MBL fold metallo-hydrolase, whose amino-acid sequence MMAKPDRIIATILGCGSSGGVPRIGNDWGVCDPTEPRNRRRRCALLIEAWRDGISEPTRVLIDTGADIREQLLDARVDRVDAVFYTHEHADHTHGIDDLRVLALHNRRRVDVYFTTECGQRIREAFGYCFTTPVGSSYPPILNAHEIEPGHMLSIDGPGGSLELLAFEQQHGDITSLGFRVHDFAYSCDLSGFSDTSHEALQGLALWVLDALRPTPHPSHLSLGESLDLIAQFRPRQAVLTDMHIDLDYAATDAATPDNVTPAFDGMRIDVLTGQILNR is encoded by the coding sequence ATGATGGCGAAACCGGACCGGATTATCGCGACCATTCTGGGCTGTGGATCCTCCGGCGGCGTGCCGCGCATCGGCAATGACTGGGGCGTGTGCGACCCCACCGAGCCGCGTAACCGCCGGCGCCGCTGTGCCTTGCTCATAGAGGCTTGGCGTGACGGAATTAGCGAACCGACACGGGTACTTATCGACACCGGAGCCGATATCCGCGAGCAGCTTCTGGACGCTCGGGTAGACCGCGTCGACGCCGTTTTCTACACGCATGAACATGCCGACCACACCCATGGCATCGACGATCTTCGCGTCCTGGCACTGCACAATCGCCGCCGCGTCGACGTCTATTTCACCACTGAATGCGGCCAACGTATCCGCGAGGCTTTCGGTTATTGCTTCACCACGCCCGTGGGAAGCAGCTACCCGCCGATCCTCAACGCGCACGAAATCGAGCCAGGTCACATGCTGAGCATCGACGGGCCTGGCGGCAGTCTGGAACTTCTGGCTTTCGAGCAACAGCACGGAGATATCACGTCGCTCGGCTTCCGCGTGCATGACTTCGCCTATAGCTGTGATCTGTCTGGGTTTTCCGACACGTCCCATGAGGCTTTGCAAGGCCTTGCGCTCTGGGTGCTCGATGCCTTGCGACCGACGCCGCATCCGAGCCATTTGAGCTTGGGCGAAAGCCTTGATCTGATTGCGCAGTTCCGTCCGCGACAGGCAGTGCTTACGGACATGCACATCGACCTCGATTACGCCGCCACCGATGCGGCGACGCCGGACAACGTCACACCGGCCTTCGACGGCATGCGTATCGACGTTCTCACGGGTCAAATTCTCAATCGCTGA
- the metH gene encoding methionine synthase, with the protein MSPSPVSNPDRSKTDWREVRSALSAAMQERILVLDGAMGTMIQRLGLEEENFRGARFKDWSHPLKGNNDLLVITEPQRIENIHFAYFMAGADIVETNTFSATSVAQADYGCEDAVYDINFQGVVVARRAAIRAEREDGRRRFVAGALGPTNKTASMSTDVNSPGHRAITFDALVEAYGEAIRGLVDAGADMLLFETITDTLNTKAGIFAAQKLFDERGIDVPIMISGTITDLSGRTLSGQTPTAFWYSIRHAKPITIGLNCALGADLMRDHIAELSGVADTFVCAYPNAGLPNEMGAYDETPEQMASQLRAFASDGLLNIVGGCCGSTPDHIRAIADMAAQYQPRQVPEADKLLRLAGLEPFTLTQDIPFVNIGERTNVTGSARFRKLITAGDYTAALDVARDQVANGAQVIDINMDEGLIDSQQVMVDYLNLLAAEPDIAKVPLMIDSSKWDVIEAGLKCVQGKALVNSISLKEGEEAFIHHARLVKAYGAAVVVMAFDETGQADTKQRKVEICARAYKILVDDVGFPPEDIIFDPNVFAVATGIEEHNNYGVDFIEATKEITETLPHVHISGGISNLSFSFRGNEPVREAMHAVFLYHAIRNGMDMGIVNAGQLAVYESIDTELRDACEDVILNRRADSTDRMLDLAERYKGQGGGAGKAKDLSWRQLPVGERITHALVNGVTEYIEADTEEARLAYDRPLHVIEGPLMTGMNVVGDLFGAGKMFLPQVVKSARVMKQAVAYLMPFMEAEKDANGDAAGRQSAGKVLMATVKGDVHDIGKNIVGVVLACNNYEIIDLGVMVPTQKILETAKAEHVDIIGLSGLITPSLDEMVHVASEMEREGFDIPLLIGGATTSRVHTAVKIHPRYARGQAVHVNDASRAVGVVSSLLSDDTKVSFIEQVRAEYAKAAAAHERAEHEKKRLSLEAARANAFRPDWMGYAPPAPAFTGTRTFTDFDLAELAGYIDWTPFFQTWELKGRYPAILEDEKQGEAARALWADAQAMLAQIIAEKWFAPKAVIGFWPANAAGDDIRLFTGEDRKDELATLFTLRQQLSKRDGKPNMALSDFVAPQDSDKPDYIGGFVVTAGIEEVAIAERFERANDDYSSILVKALADRFAEAMAEYMHRRVRREFWAYATDEALSPEELIAERYRGIRPAPGYPAQPDHTEKTTLFRLLDAEKSVGVSLTESYAMWPGSSVSGLYFAHPDAYYFGVAKVERDQVIDYAQRKGMAVEEVERWLAPILNYIPAKVAAE; encoded by the coding sequence ATGAGCCCCTCCCCCGTATCGAACCCGGACCGTTCCAAAACCGATTGGCGCGAGGTGCGCTCGGCGCTGAGCGCGGCGATGCAGGAGCGCATCCTGGTGCTGGACGGCGCCATGGGCACGATGATCCAGCGGCTGGGGCTGGAGGAAGAGAATTTCCGCGGTGCGCGCTTCAAGGACTGGAGCCACCCGCTCAAGGGGAACAATGACCTCCTCGTCATTACCGAACCGCAGCGGATCGAGAATATCCACTTCGCCTATTTCATGGCCGGGGCGGATATCGTGGAGACCAATACATTCTCGGCCACATCGGTGGCGCAGGCCGATTACGGCTGCGAGGACGCGGTCTACGATATCAATTTCCAGGGTGTGGTCGTGGCGCGGCGGGCGGCGATCCGGGCCGAGCGTGAGGATGGAAGGCGGCGCTTCGTGGCCGGCGCGCTGGGGCCGACCAACAAGACGGCGTCGATGTCCACAGACGTCAATTCGCCCGGCCATCGCGCGATCACATTCGACGCGCTGGTCGAGGCCTATGGCGAGGCGATCCGTGGTCTGGTCGATGCCGGCGCGGACATGCTGCTGTTCGAGACCATCACCGATACGCTGAACACCAAGGCGGGCATCTTTGCCGCGCAGAAGCTGTTCGACGAGCGCGGCATCGACGTGCCGATCATGATTTCGGGGACCATCACTGATCTTTCGGGCCGTACATTGTCCGGGCAGACGCCGACGGCGTTCTGGTATTCGATCCGCCATGCCAAGCCGATCACGATCGGGCTCAATTGCGCGCTGGGCGCGGACCTGATGCGCGACCATATCGCCGAGCTGTCGGGCGTCGCCGACACGTTCGTGTGCGCCTATCCCAATGCGGGCCTGCCCAACGAAATGGGGGCCTATGACGAAACCCCAGAGCAGATGGCAAGCCAGTTGCGCGCCTTTGCCAGCGACGGCCTGCTCAACATCGTGGGCGGCTGCTGCGGCTCGACGCCGGACCATATCCGGGCCATTGCCGACATGGCAGCGCAATACCAGCCGCGCCAGGTGCCCGAGGCGGACAAGCTGCTGCGCCTGGCCGGGCTCGAGCCGTTCACGCTCACGCAGGACATTCCCTTCGTCAATATCGGCGAGCGCACCAATGTCACCGGTTCGGCTCGCTTCCGCAAGCTCATTACCGCGGGCGACTACACCGCGGCGCTCGACGTGGCACGCGACCAGGTGGCCAATGGCGCCCAGGTCATCGACATCAACATGGATGAAGGCCTGATCGACAGCCAGCAGGTGATGGTGGACTACCTCAACCTGCTCGCGGCCGAGCCGGACATCGCCAAGGTGCCGTTGATGATCGACAGTTCCAAGTGGGACGTGATCGAGGCGGGGCTCAAATGCGTGCAGGGCAAGGCCCTGGTGAACTCGATTTCGCTGAAGGAAGGTGAAGAGGCGTTCATCCATCATGCACGGCTGGTCAAGGCCTATGGTGCCGCCGTGGTGGTGATGGCGTTCGACGAGACCGGGCAGGCCGACACCAAGCAGCGCAAGGTCGAGATCTGTGCGCGGGCCTACAAGATCCTCGTCGACGACGTCGGTTTCCCGCCTGAGGACATCATCTTCGACCCCAACGTGTTCGCCGTTGCGACCGGCATCGAGGAGCACAACAATTACGGCGTCGATTTTATCGAGGCCACCAAGGAAATCACCGAAACCCTGCCGCATGTGCATATCTCGGGCGGCATTTCCAACCTTTCCTTCTCGTTCCGTGGCAACGAGCCGGTGCGCGAGGCCATGCACGCGGTGTTCCTCTACCATGCCATCCGCAACGGCATGGACATGGGCATCGTCAATGCGGGGCAATTGGCCGTCTATGAAAGCATCGACACGGAATTGCGCGATGCCTGCGAGGACGTGATCCTCAATCGGCGGGCGGATTCCACCGACCGCATGCTGGACCTGGCGGAGCGCTACAAGGGCCAGGGCGGTGGCGCGGGCAAGGCAAAGGACCTGTCCTGGCGGCAATTGCCAGTGGGCGAGCGCATCACCCATGCCCTGGTGAACGGCGTGACGGAATATATCGAGGCCGATACCGAGGAGGCGCGCCTGGCCTATGACAGGCCCTTGCACGTGATCGAAGGTCCGCTGATGACCGGCATGAACGTGGTGGGCGACCTGTTCGGCGCGGGCAAGATGTTCCTGCCGCAGGTGGTGAAATCGGCGCGGGTGATGAAGCAGGCCGTGGCCTATCTCATGCCCTTCATGGAGGCCGAGAAAGATGCCAATGGCGACGCTGCCGGTCGTCAGAGCGCGGGCAAGGTGCTGATGGCGACCGTCAAGGGCGACGTGCACGATATCGGCAAGAACATCGTGGGCGTCGTGCTGGCCTGCAACAATTACGAGATCATCGATCTCGGCGTCATGGTGCCGACCCAGAAGATCCTGGAAACGGCCAAGGCGGAACATGTCGACATCATCGGCCTTTCGGGACTGATCACGCCCTCGCTCGACGAGATGGTGCATGTGGCCTCGGAAATGGAGCGCGAAGGATTCGATATTCCGCTGCTGATCGGCGGCGCTACGACGAGCCGCGTGCACACGGCGGTCAAGATCCATCCGCGCTATGCGCGCGGCCAGGCGGTGCATGTGAACGATGCGAGCCGTGCCGTGGGCGTAGTGTCGAGCTTGCTGTCGGACGATACCAAGGTCAGCTTCATCGAGCAGGTTCGGGCCGAATATGCCAAGGCAGCGGCGGCCCACGAACGGGCCGAGCACGAAAAGAAGCGCCTGAGCCTGGAGGCGGCACGCGCCAATGCGTTCCGGCCGGACTGGATGGGCTATGCGCCCCCTGCCCCAGCATTCACCGGTACCCGAACCTTTACCGATTTCGACCTTGCGGAGCTGGCCGGTTACATCGACTGGACCCCCTTCTTCCAGACCTGGGAGCTGAAGGGACGCTATCCTGCCATTCTGGAGGACGAGAAGCAGGGCGAAGCAGCCCGGGCGCTCTGGGCAGACGCCCAGGCCATGCTGGCCCAGATCATCGCGGAGAAGTGGTTCGCGCCCAAAGCGGTGATCGGGTTCTGGCCAGCCAATGCGGCGGGCGACGATATCCGCCTGTTCACCGGTGAGGATCGCAAGGACGAGCTTGCCACCCTCTTCACCCTGCGCCAGCAATTGTCCAAGCGCGATGGCAAGCCGAATATGGCGCTCAGCGATTTCGTGGCGCCGCAGGACAGCGACAAGCCCGACTATATCGGCGGCTTTGTGGTGACGGCCGGGATCGAGGAGGTGGCAATCGCCGAGCGGTTCGAGCGGGCAAACGACGATTATTCCTCGATCCTGGTCAAGGCGCTGGCCGACCGCTTTGCCGAGGCCATGGCCGAATACATGCATAGACGCGTGCGCCGCGAGTTCTGGGCCTATGCCACGGATGAAGCGCTGTCTCCCGAAGAGCTGATCGCGGAGCGCTATCGCGGCATTCGCCCGGCACCGGGCTATCCGGCCCAGCCGGACCACACCGAAAAAACCACGCTGTTCCGCCTGCTGGACGCCGAAAAGAGCGTGGGCGTCAGCCTGACGGAAAGCTATGCCATGTGGCCAGGCTCGTCAGTGTCCGGGCTCTATTTCGCGCACCCCGATGCCTATTATTTCGGGGTTGCCAAGGTGGAGCGCGACCAGGTGATCGATTATGCGCAGCGCAAGGGCATGGCCGTGGAAGAGGTCGAGCGCTGGCTGGCACCGATCCTCAATTACATTCCAGCAAAGGTCGCGGCGGAGTAA
- a CDS encoding AAA family ATPase: MTDPNALDGVMLPEQRQLALGHDAARAAILAQLAEHRLPGAIMLHGPQGIGKATFAFELATTILEATGDEGALRVREQVAALSHPNLSVLRRRPKDSKSYYSVIRVEDVRDLRDTLQQTRGRTGHRIAILDSIDDCNPNAANALLKTLEEPPADTTFFLISHRPGALLPTIKSRCHNVALRPLPDAVLTRIVTESLPAIDAAALDRAVQLAGGRPRRAFETLALAPDSPVGALILWLQGPNAAPISAQLQLADALGANAQGPDMSFAREILNDWMASELREAATQPGQRRRLASATELWEKANALLAEADSVNLDMKQTLVVIFDSVRKHCALSANPVEPA, encoded by the coding sequence GTGACCGACCCAAACGCACTGGACGGCGTGATGCTGCCCGAGCAGCGGCAATTGGCTCTCGGCCATGACGCCGCGCGAGCCGCCATTCTGGCGCAACTCGCCGAACATCGTCTGCCCGGCGCCATCATGCTGCATGGGCCACAGGGTATCGGCAAGGCGACCTTCGCTTTCGAGTTGGCGACCACCATCCTTGAGGCGACTGGCGATGAGGGCGCCTTGCGCGTCCGCGAACAGGTGGCTGCCCTGTCCCATCCCAATCTGTCCGTCCTGCGCCGCCGGCCAAAGGACAGCAAGAGCTATTACTCGGTCATCCGGGTCGAGGATGTGCGCGATCTGCGCGATACCCTGCAGCAGACGCGCGGCCGCACCGGGCATCGCATCGCCATCCTCGACAGCATCGACGATTGCAATCCCAATGCCGCCAACGCGCTGCTCAAGACGTTGGAAGAGCCGCCCGCCGATACCACGTTCTTTCTCATTTCCCATCGGCCCGGGGCACTGCTGCCGACCATCAAGTCGCGCTGCCATAACGTCGCGTTGCGGCCCTTGCCCGATGCGGTCTTGACCCGCATCGTCACCGAAAGCCTTCCCGCTATCGATGCCGCCGCGCTGGATCGCGCCGTGCAGCTGGCCGGCGGTCGCCCGAGACGCGCCTTCGAAACGCTTGCCCTTGCGCCAGATTCACCGGTCGGGGCGCTGATCCTCTGGCTGCAAGGCCCTAACGCCGCGCCCATTTCGGCGCAGCTCCAGCTTGCCGATGCCTTGGGTGCCAATGCGCAGGGGCCTGACATGTCCTTCGCGCGCGAGATCCTCAACGACTGGATGGCCAGCGAATTGCGCGAGGCGGCGACTCAGCCCGGCCAGCGCAGGCGGCTTGCCTCCGCCACCGAGCTATGGGAGAAGGCAAACGCACTTCTGGCCGAAGCCGACAGCGTCAACCTCGATATGAAGCAGACGCTGGTCGTGATCTTCGATTCCGTCCGGAAGCATTGCGCCCTGTCCGCCAATCCCGTCGAGCCAGCATGA
- a CDS encoding TatD family hydrolase, translating into MLIDSHCHLDFEALSADLDGVMARCAAAGVSGMVTISTRVDNFSTYAGLAERFDNVWCSVGTHPHHADQELHIEIEDLVRLSAHARCVAIGEAGLDYFYDNAPREAQAIGLRRHIAAARITGLPLVIHSRAADEDMAAILEEETGQGAFPFVLHCFTAGMALAETALSLGGYISFSGIVTFRNAQEIQAVAKMVPADRYLVETDAPYLAPIPHRGQSNEPSFVRHTAEKVAELRGLSLEQVGQETTANFARLFSKTGLR; encoded by the coding sequence ATGCTGATCGATAGCCATTGCCACCTCGACTTCGAGGCTCTGTCCGCCGATCTGGACGGGGTCATGGCGCGCTGTGCGGCGGCTGGCGTCAGCGGCATGGTGACGATTTCCACAAGGGTGGATAACTTTTCCACCTATGCCGGCCTCGCGGAACGTTTCGACAACGTCTGGTGCTCCGTGGGCACGCATCCGCATCACGCCGACCAGGAATTGCATATAGAAATCGAGGACTTGGTTCGGCTAAGCGCCCATGCGCGCTGCGTTGCCATCGGCGAAGCGGGCCTCGATTACTTCTACGACAATGCCCCGCGCGAGGCCCAGGCCATCGGCCTGCGCCGCCATATCGCCGCAGCGCGAATCACAGGTCTTCCACTGGTTATCCACAGCCGCGCCGCCGACGAGGACATGGCTGCGATCCTCGAGGAAGAGACCGGGCAGGGGGCCTTCCCCTTCGTGCTCCACTGTTTCACCGCCGGCATGGCTCTCGCTGAAACCGCGCTAAGTCTTGGTGGCTACATATCTTTTTCCGGTATTGTCACATTCCGCAACGCTCAGGAAATTCAGGCCGTCGCCAAAATGGTCCCGGCCGATCGCTATCTGGTCGAGACGGACGCCCCATACCTGGCGCCGATCCCGCATCGCGGTCAGTCCAACGAGCCCAGTTTCGTGCGCCACACGGCCGAAAAAGTTGCGGAATTACGGGGGCTTAGCCTTGAGCAGGTTGGCCAGGAAACCACGGCGAATTTTGCCCGTCTGTTCTCCAAGACCGGCTTGAGATGA